One region of Polyodon spathula isolate WHYD16114869_AA chromosome 25, ASM1765450v1, whole genome shotgun sequence genomic DNA includes:
- the LOC121299741 gene encoding venom nerve growth factor-like, which produces MWSSTLVLVFLIGVQAVLKSEGDARVAGAGLSSRQQGAPDTMMAQLEDSSNQSQSRDQNLHSPKGTSVDPKLFSKQPYRSPRVLFSSQPPGEEGTEAPTGSRLKRKASPALHRGEYSVCDSVSTWVGDKTKATDIKGQEVSVLAEVNINNTVIKQYFFETTCRNAKQGGAGCRGIDRKHWNSYCTDTHTFVRALTVESNLVAWRFIRINTACACVLSRKSWRH; this is translated from the coding sequence ATGTGGTCGTCGACACTGGTCCTGGTGTTTCTGATCGGCGTCCAGGCTGTGTTGAAGTCAGAGGGGGATGCCAGGGTGGCAGGGGCCGGACTCTCCTCCAGGCAGCAGGGGGCGCCGGACACGATGATGGCACAGCTGGAGGACAGCAGCAACCAAAGTCAGTCCCGTGACCAGAACCTTCACTCTCCCAAGGGTACCAGCGTGGACCCCAAACTCTTCAGCAAGCAGCCCTACCGCTCCCCCAGGGTGCTGTTCAGCTCCCAGCCCCCGGGGGAGGAAGGGACGGAGGCTCCCACGGGATCGAGGTTGAAACGGAAAGCCAGTCCGGCTCTGCACCGCGGAGAGTATTCAGTGTGCGACAGCGTCAGCACCTGGGTGGGAGACAAGACCAAGGCCACCGATATCAAAGGACAGGAAGTGAGCGTGTTGGCGGAGGTGAACATCAACAACACGGTCATCAAGCAGTACTTTTTCGAGACCACCTGTCGGAACGCCAAACAGGGCGGGGCTGGCTGTCGGGGCATTGACCGCAAGCACTGGAACTCGTACTGCACCGACACACACACCTTTGTGCGGGCCCTGACCGTGGAGAGCAATCTGGTGGCCTGGCGCTTCATTCGCATTAACACGGCCTGCGCGTGTGTGCTTAGCAGGAAGTCATGGAGACACTGA